The nucleotide window agatacgccatttattgtaaatcccgaatttttaagtctACACCCAATAAAAAATCTCCATTTGTACAATTTAAGTGATAATTGCTTCAATTTCAGCTTGAAAGTTCCATCAGACAATtgacatacacagagaaaacagattcgtgatagcaaccgaatttgtagccaatcgaatgattctatcttagtgaccgaattttacagttgtgactacaatattttgtaaggggtaactaaagtttggttgcctcaactgaaattcttctttatcaacttactttctgttgttagaactgaaaaattctatgtgtgcaaccgaatcattcgattggcaacaaattcggttgctatcacgaatctgttttctctgtgtagatgtACTAGTTTTTGGTTCAAAGATTCTCTCGTTTATTTAGGATAGTCAAATAAGCCCTCTCTTTGTCTCCAGACCATATTAAGTCCAGTGTAAATGATAATCGCTTCCCTGTATATGTTAAATCAAGTGTTGCATCAATAGTTGCATCTGTCAATTGGTTATTCTAAATTACTTTTTAACTTAACCCTCGATATATTATGTACTTTATATCGTGCTGAACTCTCAGTCTGAGGGTTACAGGTTCAATTCCCACTAAAGACTTGGGTTCTACAAGCCAAGGTGCAGACAAGCCAAACCACCAAATTCTAAAATAGAATATCTCTCTCGCCATACAAACAACCCGAATTTCTAATAAAGAGTTTAATTCTCTAGAACGCTATACTCGAAATAAGCAAGGGGATCTTTGAACCACAAACAAGTTCAAAGATCCCCTTGTATATTTCATATGTGACTTTGGAAGAGTCtgtgtttaatttaaaacttctaGCATCTTAATGAGGACAATCTTCTGACCAAATTTCTTAATAGATTAACTGTATGAACTTCtaataaagattttaatacACTCGCTTTTGCCAAGACGTTGTCAGCAAGTATTAAGGATGTCCAGAGAGTATTATCCCCACGATGCTTCTCGACTACTCAATTTATGTAGGATTTTATAGAAGTCATATCAGATTATTAGCTTGAGAAACGATTATTGGATTTAAgatgaattttataaataatgttgtttgaaaaatcacaaaaattgtGGCTTCAAAAGTTAGCACCTTATAACTTTTTACCGGATGATGGTTGAGTAATAACTGTTGAAATTTGtggtaacaaaattaaaaaaaactcatgttcatttcaataatttttttctgtattttataactttaggaaactaaaactattaaaaatgtaGACCTTGTTAATTCTGAAGTTTTGCAATTTTGTTGCTAGTAGCGTCATAGTCACaaaattatttactattttgtccaaattaaaaacaattaagaaataaTGAACAATTAATGTCGATTTAATAgagtttaaaagaaaagtatTTTTACCCATATATGAATTTCACAAATTTACGGATTTGTACATGAAAAACTTATAAGTTAGgagaaattgaaatatttatcctAATACATTTTCAAGCTGCACACTgtcacataaataaatatgccAAAACTACTCACATTATCGACACATCgcaatataacatttttttcatttcagaaACTCTTCATAACTCTAGTCGCTCTGGTTGTCTGTGCCACCGCTGACGTTTCTCACGTCACCAACTCTTACTTGCCACCACATTCAGTTTCATCTCAATCACGTACCGTAACCTTTACACCATCATCCGGATATTCTGCAGGTAGCAATGGAGCATTCACTTCCTCAGGTTTCTCATCGTCATCATCGTCTCAAGGATCCTCAGGCTTCAGTGGTAAACTACAAGTAGCTCCCGCATCAGCCCAATCCTATAGCTCTGGTTCCAGTGGAGGCCATAGTTCTTCTTATACCGCCCAAGGACCCAGTGTAGGACAATCGTTCACTAACACTTTCAACAGCGGCAGTGGCTACACAACTGGTGCCAAGCAGGTAGTACAAAAGACATATTCAGCTCCTTTGGTGCAACAACAAACTGTACAGAAAACCTACTCAGCTCCTGTTGTCCAAAAAACCTATACTACAACCACTCAACAACAATCTTATACAGCTCCTGGTAAATCTTACACTAGCTATGATTCTTATAAGGCACCAGCTGTACAAAAGGCTAGCTATACTGGCCCAGCTACCGTGCAACAGACCTATACCTCACCCGTTGTTCAACAATCCTATACAGCTCCTGGTAAATCCTACAACAGCTATCAATCTTATACTGCCCCAGCGGTTCAAAAGACCATTGTCTCTGCTCCACTAGTTCAACAGCAAACATTTTCTGCTCAAGCTGGCCAACAAACTTTCTCAGCACCTGGAAAATCCTACAACAGCTATCAATCTTATACTGCCCCAGCTGTTCAAAAGACCACCTACTCTGCCCCTGCTGTTCAACAAACTTTCACTTCCAAAACTGTAAAACAACAATCGTACACAGCTCCATCTGTGGAAAGAGGTTATTTGACTCCAACTGTACAACAGGCCTATACAGCTCCAGTTGTTCAAAAGGCTTCTTACACTGCTCCTGGTAAATCTTACAATAGCTATCAATCAGTCTCTGCTCCCGCTATACAAAAGACTACTTACACTTCGCCAGCTGTTCAACAAGCCTACACTGCTCCTGGTAAATCATACAACAGTTATCAATCTGTATCTGCTCCTGTTATTCAACAAACCACATATACCGGCCCATCTGTGCAAAAACAATCATACACTGCTCCTGTGGTTCAACAGGCTTACACAGCTCCTGGTAAATCTTATACCAGCTATCAGTCAGTATCCTCTCCAGCTGTCCAGCAAACTTATACAGCTCCTGCTGCTCAAAAGGTAACCTACACCGCCCCTGTTGCCCAGCAATCTTATACTGCTCCTGGTAAGTCATATACCAGTTATCAGTCAGTATCAGCCCCTGCTGCTCAAAAGGTTACTTACACTGCCCCAGCTGTGCAACAGTCATATACTGCTCCTGGTAAGTCGTATACCAGTTATCAGTCAGTTTCCGCACCTGCTGTCCAGCAATCCTACACTGCTCAAAAGACCTCCGCCTACACTGCTCCAGCTGCCCAACAATCGTACACTTCCACCAATGTTCAAAAGACTTCCGCGTACACTGCTCCAGTTTCCCAACAATCGTACACTGCTCCCGGTAAATCCTACAACAGCTATCAATCTTATACAGCTCCTGCTGTCCAGAAAACATTCTCAGCTCCTGCTGTTGTTCAACAATCGTACACTGCTCCCGTCTCTACTGGCTCCTATAAGACTCAAGCAGTTGAAACTTTCTCGGGTCCATCACACTCATCTGTTATTGCATCCTCTGGCATTGATACTAAATACGGTTCCAATGGTGGTTACGTCTATTAATTTCTCATTTCGATATTTCACGCATCCATCCGTTCGTTGATGATTCACACAACACACTTCATATAGTCATTTATGTATTTCTTTTGGTTTAGAAAACGAAATTTAGTTtaacgatatttttttgtattaatttgttgaaaaaaaaagtattaaatttgcgaataaaattttttatttcaaagttgtaaaaatgtggttttatttttcgttttttttatagCATAAATCTTGGCATTAGCAGTTGATGGTGGTTATTAACGAttaaagatatttgagttttttatattaaaaatggatttttggtataaaatatgagtgatcatagattgagctagttttccctaaaatcgcagtatttacgaagttattaacgatttaagatatttgagatttttatacttaaattcgatttttggtataaaatatgagtgatcacagattgagctagttttctttataaacgcagtatttacgaagatattaacgatttaatatatttgagttttttatactaaaaatcgacttttggtataaaatatacatatatgagctagttttctctaaaatcgcagtatttacgaagttattaacgatttaagatatttgagtttttcatattaaaaatcgatttttggtataaaatatgagtgatcacagattgagctagttttctgtaaaatcgcagtatttacgaagttgttaacgatttaagatatttgagttttttttatattaaaaatgatttttggtataaaatatgagtgatcacagattgagctagttttctctaaaatcgcagtatttacgaagttattaacgatttaagatatttgagtttttcatattaaaaatcgatttttggtataaaatatgagtgatcacagattgagctagttttctgtaaaatcgcagtatttacgaagttgttaacgatttaagatatttgagttttttttatattaaaaatgatttttggtataaaatatgagtgatcacagattgagctagttttctctaaaatcgcagtatttacgaagttattaacgatttaagatatttgagtttttctatactaaaaatcgatttttggtataaaatatgagtgatcacagattgagctagttttctgtaaaatcgcagtatttacgaagttattaacgatttaagctatttgagtttttcatattaaaaatcgattttttgtataaaatatgagtgatcacagattgagctagttttctgtaaaatcgcagtatttacgaagttgttaacgatttaagatatttgagttttttttatattaaaaatgatttttggtataaaatatgagtgattacagattgagctagttgtctctaaaatcgcagtatttacgaagttattaacgatttaagatatttgagtttttctatactaaaaatcgatttttcgtataaaatatgagtgatcacagattgagctagttttctgtaaaatcgcagtatttacgaagttgttaacgatttaagatatttgagttttttttatattaaaaatgatttttggtataaaatatgagtgatcacagattgagctagttttctctaaaatcgcagtatttacgaagttattaacgatttaagatatttgagtttttcatattaaaaatcgatttttggtataaaatatgagtgatcacagattgagctagttttctgtaaaatcgcagtatttacgaagttgttaacgatttaagatatttgagttttttttatattaaaaatgatttttggtataaaatatgagtgatcacagattgagctagttttctctaaaatcgcagtatttacgaagttattaacgatttaagatatttgagtttttctatactaaaaatcgatttttggtataaaatatgagtgatcacagattgagctagttttctgTAAAaccgcagtatttacgaagttattaacgatttaagctatttgagtttttcatattaaaaatcgattttttgtataaaatatgagtgatcacagattgagctagttttctgtaaaatcgcagtatttacgaagttgttaacgatttaagatatttgagttttttttatattaaaaatgatttttggtataaaatatgagtgattacagattgagctagttgtctctaaaatcgcagtatttacgaagttattaacgatttaagatatttgagtttttctatactaaaaatcgatttttggtataaaatatgagtgatcacagattgagctagttttctctaaaatcgcagtatttacgaagttattaacgatttaagatatttgagtttttctatactaaaaatcgatttttggtataaaatatgagtgatcacagattgagctagttttctgtaaaatcgcagtatttacgaagttgttaacgatttaagatatttgagttttttttatattaaaaatgatttttggtataaaatatgagtgatcacagattgagctagttttctctaaaatcgcagtatttacgaagttattaacgatttaagatatttgagtttttcatattaaaaatcgatttttggtataaaatatgagtgatcacagattgagctagttttctgtaaaatcgcagtatttacgaagttgttaacgatttaagatatttgagttttttttatattaaaaatgatttttggtataaaatatgagtgatcacagattgagctagttttacgaagttattaacgatttaagatatttgagttttttatactaaaaatcaatttttggtataaaatatgagtgatcacagattgagctagttttctctaaaatcgcagtatttacgaagttattaacgatttaagatatttgagttttttttactaaaaatccattttgggaataaaatatgagtgatcacagattgagctagttttctcTTAagtcgcagtatttacgaagttattaacaatttaagatatttgagttttttatactaaaaatcgatttttggtataaaatatgagtgatcacagatttagctagttttctctaaaatcgcattatttacgaagttattaacgatttaagatatttgagattTGTATACTAAAAATggattttaggtataaaatatgagtgatcacagatttagctagttttctctaaaatcgcagtattgtATACATTtctgtatacatttttgaaaagtagacacaatttgataattttttgacaactgagttaggtcgtTTTTCCGATCTATGTGCATTTATCTATAGTAGTTAAATAGTAAACAGTTAAAACTGAAACGATTGACAaccataacaaatttaaattatttatattaattaatcaTACCCTATAATACTGTATAGGGCTTCATATGGTTGATGTTGCCACACTTTAGTTTAGCTCAATAACTTTtgatttattgcattttaaaaccaccataaacattgtttaaaagtgttaaaacatAGAAAACAAATTGTTGGCTACAACTGCAAACACGGCATCTTTATGAAATCCAATACTACACTTCGTTTCAGATAATTGGCAATTAAAATATTCTTAGAACAAGGAAGTGGTTTATTTCAGAGAGTTTCACATAAAATGCTcccacaattttttaaaaaccatttttatgtgaatttttaataataaaattaacactATCTAGAGATTTGCTAGCTGTTACCAAAACATACATTTAATGGCATTCACGAATGATTAATGAttgctataaaaataaaacgatgATTGTTACTTTGTATGCCAGAGCGTTGTGTTGAAACCATTCAACTAAAGTTGTAAactaaatttcgatttttaattaaaacacacTCTCATTTCATAATACTTGATTgatcatttcatttatttactaTTAAATCTATCACCAGTTTGTTCGTTCGCTATTAATATTTGTTGGTCCATACTTTCGTTTAACACTTAAGCACGGTGACGATGACGGTATTCATAACCACCATTGGTACCGTATCTGGTACCAGCGGAATGACCGCCAGAGAAGCCAGTTGAGACAGCATGATGGGTGGAGGCAGCAGGAGCCAAATATTGGTTGGAGGGAGCAGCGAAGCCACCGAAAGAAGAGCCACCGAATGAAGAGCCACCGGATGACAAACCACTAGAGAGACCACCGAAAGAGGAGCCGCCTGAAGAGAAACCACCAGAGTGACCACCGAAAGATGAGCCACCTGAAGGGAAACCGGCAGAGACAACATGAGCGGTAGAGGCAGCAGGAGCCAAGTATTGACGAGAAGGTTTAGCGGCAATAGCATGACCAGTGCTAGCAGCACCGAAACCACCGAAAGAGCCTCCTGAAGAGAAGCCACCAGAGTGACCACCGAAAGAAGAGCCACCTGAAGGGAAACCACCAGAGAGTCCACCGAAAGATGAGCCACCAGAAGAGAAACCGGTAGATACACCATGAGAGCTGGAAGCAGCGGGAGCCAAATATTGACGAGAGGGTTGAGCAGCTACACCATGACTAATGCTGCCAGCACCGAAACCACCGAAAGAGCCGCCTGAAGAGAAACCACCAGAGTGACCAACACTATAAGAAGGTTGGACTACAGCAGCATGACCCACACTGCCAGAACCGAAACCGCCGAATGAACCACCCGAAGATTGATGAGGAGGCAAATATTGGCTGTTCAAAGCTGAGGCACCAGTTGCCAAAACGGCCAAAGTCAAAACGAAGATTTTCTAAAAgagattagaaaaaaaaaacaactgcataaatacaaattcaaaacgttgaagaaatttcaaatttcaattctGTCTATTCCTCTTAGACCGAAAGAAcaagttgtatttttatgaaatacttTTTGCACTCACCATTGTGTTATTCTGTGTGTTGTTTCAAACGAAATTCCTGAAACTGATGCTTGATCTTGAATTTCATAcaacttttatacaaaattcaatcCAAAATGTGAATAgtgtaaaatagaaaaatgcttttaaaatatCTAATAATTTGTTACTTGTTTGCATGTATTCGTATATTCATTCcttaatgtgtttttattttggctAAAATTAATGAAgaagttttaaattgttttttttttaagtagaaaaaaaaatattataatttgttgctgttgtagttaaaatagtaatttattttaaaattcgcTTTCGCACAAGAAAGTGATCATACAAGATCAGTAACATATTAATCTATTGTCTTACTAAATATGTTTAGAATTAGTGTTTTATAAAGATCAATTAAATACTGGAAATGATGCATTgaagaaaaagaagaaaaaaaaatatataattcatcaatatataaaataatgttgCAGAATTGTTATGTTTATTGGAATTAAAACGAATTTTTGAATGCCCTGCACAATGGGGAATTTAGTAATGTTTTCCAAATAGTATTGAAAGAAGATATATAAGAATAATATTTATCCAAAGGATGATTTAATAATATTGGTCAGTAGTATTGAAGTAGTTGTTTGATCTATGGTGTGTATgacatttcaattcaaaatcaTGTTAATCCATGGATCTATGGTATATCAGGATTTAAAGTTGAGTAAATTGTCAGCCATCTTATAGCTGAGCGGACTTAGTTCCACCCTCTCCTTAATTATTAGAGTCTATCGGTCTCATCATTTGAAAGGTGTTTTCAAGCGACATCTAATGGTTTAAAGGTCATGTCCAACATGGCCCTTAATATTGGGATATTCCTCAATTTGTATGATTTTTCCtgggtttttttttatgaaaatctttatttgttttaaagtaatttaaaatttttaaaaatttacttgattTAAGAAGCGAATGGTTaattgtattttcaatattcGTACTAGTTCTCTTGTTATCGGCCCAAATTATTCCCCATATTGTACTCGTACCTATATATATTCtaacgtttttaccttttaaaaacgatggtttatttcctttaaagaaACCGTATTCTTTTGATTGCTCCcaaacaaaatctttttttctGTGAGTCGGTCTATTGTCCATAAGCTCCCATTCGTGATGGACTCAGTATAGTGGATTATCTTTCTCTTAGTGACA belongs to Calliphora vicina chromosome 4, idCalVici1.1, whole genome shotgun sequence and includes:
- the LOC135958422 gene encoding paternally-expressed gene 3 protein-like is translated as MLVKLHQRPSYQDYKFTNHSGKKLFITLVALVVCATADVSHVTNSYLPPHSVSSQSRTVTFTPSSGYSAGSNGAFTSSGFSSSSSSQGSSGFSGKLQVAPASAQSYSSGSSGGHSSSYTAQGPSVGQSFTNTFNSGSGYTTGAKQVVQKTYSAPLVQQQTVQKTYSAPVVQKTYTTTTQQQSYTAPGKSYTSYDSYKAPAVQKASYTGPATVQQTYTSPVVQQSYTAPGKSYNSYQSYTAPAVQKTIVSAPLVQQQTFSAQAGQQTFSAPGKSYNSYQSYTAPAVQKTTYSAPAVQQTFTSKTVKQQSYTAPSVERGYLTPTVQQAYTAPVVQKASYTAPGKSYNSYQSVSAPAIQKTTYTSPAVQQAYTAPGKSYNSYQSVSAPVIQQTTYTGPSVQKQSYTAPVVQQAYTAPGKSYTSYQSVSSPAVQQTYTAPAAQKVTYTAPVAQQSYTAPGKSYTSYQSVSAPAAQKVTYTAPAVQQSYTAPGKSYTSYQSVSAPAVQQSYTAQKTSAYTAPAAQQSYTSTNVQKTSAYTAPVSQQSYTAPGKSYNSYQSYTAPAVQKTFSAPAVVQQSYTAPVSTGSYKTQAVETFSGPSHSSVIASSGIDTKYGSNGGYVY
- the LOC135958128 gene encoding keratin, type I cytoskeletal 10-like, producing MKIFVLTLAVLATGASALNSQYLPPHQSSGGSFGGFGSGSVGHAAVVQPSYSVGHSGGFSSGGSFGGFGAGSISHGVAAQPSRQYLAPAASSSHGVSTGFSSGGSSFGGLSGGFPSGGSSFGGHSGGFSSGGSFGGFGAASTGHAIAAKPSRQYLAPAASTAHVVSAGFPSGGSSFGGHSGGFSSGGSSFGGLSSGLSSGGSSFGGSSFGGFAAPSNQYLAPAASTHHAVSTGFSGGHSAGTRYGTNGGYEYRHRHRA